Proteins encoded in a region of the Zea mays cultivar B73 chromosome 2, Zm-B73-REFERENCE-NAM-5.0, whole genome shotgun sequence genome:
- the LOC103646335 gene encoding heavy metal-associated isoprenylated plant protein 47 isoform X1, with protein sequence MSKQKIVIKLGVPNAKNRSKAMQLASKFVGVSKVGITGDGKDRLEVEGEGVDTVLLVNYLRKKVCRSADIVKVEVKDKKDEKKPEEPPYYCWPNYYYCPPPPPPLPMVERADDSCHVM encoded by the exons ATGTCCAAG CAAAAGATCGTGATCAAGCTGGGCGTACCCAACGCCAAGAACCGGTCTAAGGCCATGCAGCTGGCATCCAAATTTGTCG GGGTGAGCAAGGTGGGGATCACCGGCGACGGCAAGGACCGGCTGGAGGTGGAAGGAGAAGGCGTGGACACCGTCCTCCTGGTCAACTACCTGCGCAAGAAGGTCTGCCGCAGCGCTGACATCGTTAAGGTGGAAGTGAAGGACAAGAAGGACGAGAAGAAACCGGAAGAGCCGCCGTATTATTGCTGGCCCAATTACTACTActgtccgccgccgccgccgccgctgcccatgGTCGAGCGAGCCGACGACAGTTGCCACGTCATGTGA
- the LOC103646335 gene encoding heavy metal-associated isoprenylated plant protein 47 isoform X2, producing MQLASKFVGVSKVGITGDGKDRLEVEGEGVDTVLLVNYLRKKVCRSADIVKVEVKDKKDEKKPEEPPYYCWPNYYYCPPPPPPLPMVERADDSCHVM from the exons ATGCAGCTGGCATCCAAATTTGTCG GGGTGAGCAAGGTGGGGATCACCGGCGACGGCAAGGACCGGCTGGAGGTGGAAGGAGAAGGCGTGGACACCGTCCTCCTGGTCAACTACCTGCGCAAGAAGGTCTGCCGCAGCGCTGACATCGTTAAGGTGGAAGTGAAGGACAAGAAGGACGAGAAGAAACCGGAAGAGCCGCCGTATTATTGCTGGCCCAATTACTACTActgtccgccgccgccgccgccgctgcccatgGTCGAGCGAGCCGACGACAGTTGCCACGTCATGTGA